In the genome of Actinomadura luzonensis, the window CGGCGACGTCGCGGTGCGCTCGCGCTGGGGCCCGCGCGACGCCGGGCTCGTCGGCGAGCGGGTCACGGACGGCGCCACGGCCTGGCGGTACGAGAACGCCTGGGCCGACGACTCCCTGGGGCCCGTCCGGGTGGACGACCGCCGGGTCGCGGCCGTCTGGCGGGACGGCCGGGTCAGCCTGATCGACGTGCCGGACGGCCGCATCGTCTGGCGGGCCGACCTGCCGAGCGGCCCGTACCACGAGGCCAACCGCGCCTACGACGAGGAATGGGCGGCGGCCTGGGAGATCTCCGTGGCCGCGGACGGGCCCGTGCCGCTCGTGGTGGTCCTGCACGACGGCCGGCTCGACGTCCTGGACGGCCGCACGGGGGAGAGCCGCTGGTCCTACCCGCAAGGCCCGCCCGTCTCCTGCCCGGAGAGGAGAGATCTCGTGCCCTCCTCGGTCCGCAGCGCGGGCGGCGTCGTGCTCGTGTTCGGGGAGTGCGCGGGCGGCGAGGCGAACCTCGCGCTCAGCGCCGCGGACGGCGGACGGCTGTGGGAGTTCCGCGGCGGCGAGCTGTGGCACGCGCGCGCGCTCGGCGCCGGCCGGCTGGCGTCGGTGGACGCCGGCGGCGCCCTGAGCGTCCGCGCGGCCCGCGACGGCAAGGTCCTCTGGCGCGTCCCCTCGGCGGGGCTCGAACGCAATCCCTACGGGGAGGCGATGGGCGTGTCGGACGACCTGGTGATCGTGCGTTCACCGGCCGCGGCGACCGCCTACCGGATCGCCGACGGCGGGGTCGCCTGGCGCCGCGCCCTGGACGAGACGGGCGACCACGCCGTGCTGACGGACGGCGCCCGCACCTACGTCGCGGCGGACGCGACGACGCTGCTCAGGCTCGACACCGGCACCGGGCGCGTTGTGGACCGGCGCCGCTTCGCGGACGACATCACCCTGCGCTGGGCGCACGACGGCCTGGCCGGCATCGGCGTGGGCATCGGCGACGACGTGGTCGTCGCCTGACCGGTCGCGCGGGGCTAGGCGACGATGTCGAGGGCCTCGATCGTGACCTGCGGGTCGACGGCCAGGAAGGGCCGCTCGTCGCCGTCGTCGAGGTCGGCGGTGACGAGGCGGCCCGGCGCGGAGCCCGGCCGGACGACGCGGCCGGCGCTGATGGCGAGGTAGCCGTCGTAGCTGCGCCGGGTGAAGCGGCGCTCGGCGCCGGTCGGCACGTCGATCGCGATGAGCGGGCTCTCGTCGTCGGGCTCCGGGTAGACGATCAGCTCCCGCTCGGAGGCCCAGACGGAGTGCGGGCCCGGCAGGGCGACCCGTTCGGGGAAGGAGGCGGTCTCCTTGCCCGACAGGTCGAGGACGACGGTGATGAGGACGTCGTCCAGCGTCAGGTACGTGGCCGCGAGGCGCTGCCCGTCGGGTGACCAGCTGATGGACGCCTCCTCCCAGTAGCCCTCGGCCGCCCAGAGCGTGCGCCGGCCGCCGGTGCCGGTGTCGATCAGGACCACGCCGGCGACCTCGTCGCCGACGCCGGGGATGCCGGGGCCGTCGGACAGGTCGGCGAGCACGGCGAGCCGGTCGCCGTCGGGGGAGAGGGCCGCGCGCAGGTAGTCGTCGGAGACGAACTCCTGGCGCTCGCCGGTGGCGAGCGTGTGCAGCACCACCCGGGGCGGTCCCGCGCCGTCGTCCTGGCGGGCCGTGCACACCAGCCGGGCGCCGTCGTCCGACAGCGACACCGTCTCCGGCGCGAGGTGCGCGGGCAGGCCGGGGACGGTCGCGAACGTGTCGCTGTCGGCGTCCAGCACGATCACGGCGGGCCCGCCGGGCCCCCGGACCGCCAGGACCATCCGGGCCGCGCGTACCGGCCGGGCGGCCGGTACGCCGGATGTGATCTCCCATGACCGGTCGACGACCACGACACCTCCACTTACTGATCCGGTGGGCAGCCTAGTCAAAGATCACAGATACCGGTAATTCCCGGCATCTATCGCAAAACGATCTTATTGGTGTACGGTCCCGCTGCCAGACTTTATGATCTCTTTATTCGGGGTGAGCGTGCGGCGTCTCTGCGTGATCATGGTGGCCGTGCTCGTGGCCGGGTTCCTCGTTCCCGTGCACGAGCTGTTGTTACCCAAGTGGGCGGAGGCGGCCACCGCGTGCTCTCCCAACAGCGACGACTGGTCCAACGGCCGCAGCGGCGAGAAACGCTGCGTCTTCAACCACAAGTACTCCACGCGCCGCCGCATCAACGAGGCGTGCCTGCGCGACCGTCCCGTCTTCGGGACCCACATCTACCAGCAGCCCAGCGAGTGCAGCCCGTCCGGCGGCGTCGAGGCCATCGGGCAGGCCCGCGCCATCAAGTACCTCAGCGACCAGATCGGCGGGGGCGGCGGGCTCATCAACCCCGCGATCCAGTGGGAGCCGAGCCTCAGCGGCGGCAGCGACCGGCCCGACATCATCTACTACGACCGCGTCGGCAACAGCTGGGGCCAGGTGATCGAGGCCAAGGTCAGCGACAACGCCGACTACTCGGGCTGGGGCGGCCAGGTCGCCCGGTACGTCACCGCGCTGTCCAACGACGGCGTCAGGAACGTCACCGCCGGCACGGTGCTCAACCAGTACGGCGCCTACGACGACTGGTTCCAGGTCTACAGCAAGAACCGCAGCTGCAAGGTCGGCGACAAGGACGGCTACCAGCTCTCCACGTACCGGGCCACCGCGCCCGTTCCCGGGCTGCTGCGCATCGACGAGGTGCGCAAGGAGCGCAAGTGCGAGGAGAGCAAGCGCCAGCCGCCGCCCGGCAGCCCGCCCACCGAGATCCCCGAGTGGGACGAGAACGACGACGACCGCGACTGGCCGATCTGGCAGGGGCTCCGGCAGCTCCTCGACCGCCTCACCACCCCCCGCGGCGACTCCAGCTCCGAGAACAACAACGACGTGGCCAGGTACGGCAGCACCGCCGCGGCCGCGGCCGCGCTGACCGCCGCCCTCGTGGCGTTCTTCAAGTCCCCGCGCGGCCTGCTGTTCCTGCGCGCGGCCGGCTTCGCCAGCGCCGAGGCGGCGCTGGCGCTCGGCGCGAGCACGCTGATCGTGCTCATCCTGCTGTGGTACTTCTCCGAGCACGGCGGCCTGGTCAAGGGCGAGCCGCACTTCACCACCCTGGACGGCCTGGGCTACGACCTGCAGTCCGTCGGCGAGTTCGTCCTCGCCGCCTCCGACAGGTACGGCCTGGAGGTCCACGGCCGGCTCAGCCCCGCCAGCGGCGGCCGGGACGTGTCGGTGATGTTCGACGCCGCGATGGAGGCCGGTGACCACAAGGTCGAGTTCCACGAGAACGACCTGTACCTCGACGGCCAGAAGTTCACGCTCGACACCGACAAGATCCTCTACCTCGGCAAGGACGCGTTCGTCCTGCGCAAGGACGGCAAGTGGCTGGTCATGTTCGACGGCCTGGACGGGCCCGTCCTGTCCTGGAGGCGCGGCGCCGCCGGGCTCTACCTGCCGCCGTCCGCCGACAGCGACCTCGTGGGCCTGCTCGGCAACGCCGACGGCGACCCGAAGAACGACCTGAAGCTGCGTGACGGCACCCAGCTCCCCGCCACCGCGACGCCCGCCCAGCTCCACACCGACTACGCCAACTCCTGGCGGCTCGACGACACCGAGTCGTTGTTCACCTACGGCCCGGGCGAGAGCACCGCGACCTTCACCGACCTGCAGTTCCCCTCCCGCGTCGTCACCATCCACGACCTGACGCCCGAGCAGATGCAGCTCGCGAGCGCCCAGTGCGAGGCGAGCGGCGTCCAGCCGGGCGTGCCGTTCAACGACTGCGTCCTGGACATGGCGCTGACCGCGGACACCTCGTTCGCCGCGGCCGCCGCCGAGCAGAAGACGGTCAGCATCGACCCGGCGGCGCAGGTCGTCAACGACAACGGGGACCTGACGGTCGACTTCGAGGGCACGCTCGGCAAGAACGTGCTGCCCTCGCGGGTGTCGGCCGACGCCTCCGCCGGCTCGTTCGCCGGGCCGTTCAGCGGCGACGACTCCTACCGCTTCTTCGTGCAGTCGCTGCCGCCGCACAAGAGCGGGAGCCTCGCCTTCGACCTGCTGGCCGTCGGCGACTGGTCGGCCGACTCCGACACCGAGACGGTGAAGGTCGAGACCGACCGCGACGACCCGCGCACGGTCACCCCCGGCGAGCTGACGCCCGTCGCGTCCGGGACGCTGGCCAACGGCCTGCCCTGGACCAAGTACCGCGTCACCGTGCCCGTCACCCACAGCAACAGCCAGATCGAGGTGAAGGTCTCGGTCACCGGCGCGGCCGGCATCTCCGGCCAGGCGTACGGCCTCGACAACGTCACGCTCGACCTCGACGTCGCCCCGCCGCAGACGTTCGCGGTGCCGCTGCCGTTCACCGCCTCCGACGGCGTGCCCGGCGAGGGCGCGGGCAACCTGGAGGGCGAGGTCGCGGTGGACGAGTACCGGTTCACCCTCGACCGGCCGGCCTCGCTCTTCGTCAACGCGCAGGAGTGCCCCGGGTTCGGGCTGCGGTGGGAGCTGCTCGACGCCGCGGGCGCCAAGGCCGCCACCAACAACCTGTGCGGCGCCAAGCGCGTCGACGGGCTGGCCGCCGGCGCCTACCGGCTGCGCGTCTCCCCGTGGAACGACGCGTTCGGGCCGTACAAGCTGAGCGTCAACACGCTGGGGGCGGACGTCGTCGCGACCGCCGCGATCGACGGGCCCCAGGTGCCGATCCAGGTCGCCGACCCGGGCCAGCGCGGCACCTGGACCTTCACCGGCACCGCCGGGCAGAAGGTCTCCGCCGTCCTCGGCGAGGGCACGCTGTCCTCGCTCGGCGACGCCACCGTGCAGCTCCGCGGGCCCGACGGGCGGATCCTGGCCCAGGAGTCCTGCGGCAAGGAGTGCTTCGTCGACACCGAGACGCTGCCGGCGACCGGCACGTACGCGATGGTGTGGGACCCGAAGGACGCCCAGACCGGCTCGATCGCGCTGCGGCTGCACGCGGTGCCCGCCGCGGTCACCGGCACGGTCGCGATCGGGGCCCCGGCCACGCTGACGACCTCCGTCCCCGGGCAGACCGCGTCCTGGTCGTTCGCCGGCACGCAGGGGCAGCGGGTGGCGTTCGCCGTCAGCGGCCTGGCCGGGGCCGCCAGCGCGTCGATCAGCAACCCGGACGGCACCCGGCTGTTCGGCTCCACCTACTGCCCGAAGTCCTGCGCGTTCGACACCGTCACGCTGCCCGCGACCGGCACGTACACGCTGCTCGTCGACCCCAGCGACCTGCACACCGGGCCGATCACGGCGAGCGTGGCCGAGGGCGACGTCACCGGGACGCTGACCGCCGGCGGCGGGCCGGTGAAGCTGACCACGACCGCGCCGGGGCAGCGCGCCTACTGGACGTTCGCCGGCCAGACCGGGCAGCGCGTCGCCTTCGCCCTGACGGACGGCACGTTCAGCGGCGCGTACGCGTCGGTGCGCAAACCGGACGGCACAGACCTGTTCCGGTCCACCTGGTGCAAGACGTCGTGCGCGTTCGACCCGGTCGCGCTGCCGGCCGACGGCACGTACACGCTCGTCGTGGACCCGTCGCAGACGGCGATCGGCTCCATCACCGCGCAGGTCACCGAGGGCGACGCGACCGGCACGCTGACCGCCGGCGGCGAGCCGGTCAAGCTGACCACGACCGGGCCCGGCCAGGTCGCCGTCTGGTCGTTCGCCGGCACGGCGGGGCAGCGCGTCGCGTTCGGGCTGAGCGAGGGCACGTTCGGCAGCGCGTACGCGCTGGTCCGCAAGCCCGACGGCACCGAGCTGCACGAGTCGGCCTTCTGCAAGACCTCGTGCGCGTTCGACACGGTGACCCTGCCGGCGAACGGCGTCTACACAGTCGTGCTGGACCCGTCCGGCACGTCGGTGGGCTCCATGACCGCGCAGGTCACCGTCGGCGACATCACCGCGGCGCTCACCGCGGACGGCCCCGCCGTCAAGCTGACCACGAAGGGCCCGGGACAGTACCCGGTCTGGACGTACGCGGGCAAGGCCGGGCAGCGCGTCTCGGTCACCTTCTCCGGCGGCACGTTCACCAGCGCGAACGCGTCCATGCGCAAGCCCGACGGCTCGGTCCTGGTGCCGTCGGTGTTCTGCGCCACCTCCTGCTACTTCGACACGACCGTGCTGCCGGCCGACGGCGAGTACCAGGTGGTGGTGGACCCGGCCGGCATCCAGACCGGCTCCGTCTCGGCCGCGCTCAACCTCGTGCCGCCGGACGTCACCGCGCAGATCAGCGTCGGCGGCCCGGCCGCCACGCTGACCACCACCATCCCGGGGCAGCGCGGCCTGTGGACGTTCGCCGGCACGGCCGGGCAGCGGGTGTCGTTCGACCTGACCGGCTCCACCTTCACCTACGCCTCGGACGCCACCGTCAAGGTGCGCAGGCCGGACGGCGCCGACCTGGTCGCCGAGACCAACTGCGGCACCGGCTGCCTGCTGGAGCCGGTCACCCTGCCGGCCACCGGCACGTACACGGTGGACCTGCGGCCCAAGGGGTCGAAGACCGGGGCGCTGACGCTGCGGGCGTACCAGGTGGACGACGTGTCGGCGACGATCGCGATCGACGGCCCGGTCTCCCGGCTGACCACGACCGTCCCCGGCCAGAACGGCAGGTGGACCTTCTCCGGGACGCAGGGCCAGTACGTCAACATCGCGTTCCTGGACGGCACGTTCTCCCTCGCCTCCGACGCGGCGGTCTCGGTGCTCGGCCCGGACGGGGCCGTGCTGCGGCAGGACACCTCCTGCGGCAAGGTCTGCATGCTCGACCCGGTCACGCTGCCGGCGACCGGCACGTACACGATCCTGTTCGACCCGCGCAAGGCGCTGGCCGGCGCGCTGTCCGCGCAGCTCACCGAGGGTGACGTCACCGCGGCGACCTCGATCGGCGGGCCCGCCTCGACGCTCACCACCGTCGGGGCCGGGCAGAAGGCGGTCTGGTCGTTCACCGGCGCGGCGGGCCGGCGGGTGTCGTTCAACTTCACCGCCTCCACGCTCACCAGCCTGTACGACGCGTACGTGGCGGTGCGCAAGCCGGACGGCGGCGTGCTCGTGGACGACACCCCGTGCGGCAAGAACTGCCTGCTGGAGCCGGTGGTCCTGCCCGCCGCCGGCGTCTACACGGTCGAGTTCAGGCCGCAGAACGCCAAGACGGGCGCGATCACCCTGCAGCTCCACGAGGTCACCCACCTGGCCGCGAACGTCACCGTGGGAGGCGCCGCCTCGACGCTGACCACGACGACGCCCGGCCAGAACGGCGTCTGGTCCTTCACCGGGACGGCGGGGCAGCGCGTGTCGTTCAACCTCACCGACGCGAGCTTCACCAGCTCCACCTACGCCCGCGTGTCGGTGAAGCAGCCGGACGGCACCGTGCTCGTGGCGCCGGCGTACTGCGGCAGGAACTGCTTCCTGGAGCCGGTGGCGCTGCCCGTCAGCGGCACCTACACGGTGGAGTTCGACCCGCAGGACGAGAAGACCGGCAAGCTGACCCTGCGGGCCTACCGGGTCACCGACCTGGCCCCGGCCGCCGTCACCGTCGGCGGCGCCGCCTCCACCCTGACCACCACGACCCCGGGCCAGAACGGGAGCTGGACCTTCACCGGGACCGCCGGCCAGAAGGTGGCCGTCGCCTTCACCGGCGCGACCTTCGCCGCCTCGGCCGACGTGCGCGTCTCGCTGGTGAAGCCGGACGGGACGGCGCTCGGCAGCTCGCCCTACTGCGGGCGCAACTGCACGATCGCGGCGACGACGCTGCCCGACGCGGGCACGTACACGATCGTGCTCAACCCGCAGAACGACAAGACCGGGTCGCTGACCGCGAAGGTGACGACGGCGTCCTGACCCGGCAGGGGAGTCGCGCGGGCCCGCCACCTCACCCGGCGGTGGCGGGCCCGCGCGGGTCATCGGGCCTCAGCGGGCGGACGACGGCCCGATCGGGCGGTCGCCGCGCAGCGTGATGCGGTGCATGACGCGGTGGGCGGCGCCGTAGTCGCGGTTGGCGTAGTGGGCGGTGCTGCGGTTGTCCCACATGGCCACGTCGCCGAGGCTCCAGCGGTGGCGGACGATGTGCTCCGGCTTGGTCAGGTGGGCGTAGAACAGGTCGAGGAGGTGCCGGCTCTCGGCGTCCGACACGCCGACGATGTGCGAGGTGAAGCCGGGGTTGACGAACAGGCCCTTGCGCCCGGTCTCGGGGTGCACGCGCACCACCGGGTGCTCCACCGGGTCGAGGCGGGTGACCACCTCGCCGTCCCAGACACTG includes:
- a CDS encoding outer membrane protein assembly factor BamB family protein, with the translated sequence MLGRVRVIHVVSCAVVSVLLLGFIGLPGETITAAGRSSYPWRPAGWGTPAIDVVGSASYAAEVYGDVAVRSRWGPRDAGLVGERVTDGATAWRYENAWADDSLGPVRVDDRRVAAVWRDGRVSLIDVPDGRIVWRADLPSGPYHEANRAYDEEWAAAWEISVAADGPVPLVVVLHDGRLDVLDGRTGESRWSYPQGPPVSCPERRDLVPSSVRSAGGVVLVFGECAGGEANLALSAADGGRLWEFRGGELWHARALGAGRLASVDAGGALSVRAARDGKVLWRVPSAGLERNPYGEAMGVSDDLVIVRSPAAATAYRIADGGVAWRRALDETGDHAVLTDGARTYVAADATTLLRLDTGTGRVVDRRRFADDITLRWAHDGLAGIGVGIGDDVVVA
- a CDS encoding VWD domain-containing protein; this translates as MSVRRLCVIMVAVLVAGFLVPVHELLLPKWAEAATACSPNSDDWSNGRSGEKRCVFNHKYSTRRRINEACLRDRPVFGTHIYQQPSECSPSGGVEAIGQARAIKYLSDQIGGGGGLINPAIQWEPSLSGGSDRPDIIYYDRVGNSWGQVIEAKVSDNADYSGWGGQVARYVTALSNDGVRNVTAGTVLNQYGAYDDWFQVYSKNRSCKVGDKDGYQLSTYRATAPVPGLLRIDEVRKERKCEESKRQPPPGSPPTEIPEWDENDDDRDWPIWQGLRQLLDRLTTPRGDSSSENNNDVARYGSTAAAAAALTAALVAFFKSPRGLLFLRAAGFASAEAALALGASTLIVLILLWYFSEHGGLVKGEPHFTTLDGLGYDLQSVGEFVLAASDRYGLEVHGRLSPASGGRDVSVMFDAAMEAGDHKVEFHENDLYLDGQKFTLDTDKILYLGKDAFVLRKDGKWLVMFDGLDGPVLSWRRGAAGLYLPPSADSDLVGLLGNADGDPKNDLKLRDGTQLPATATPAQLHTDYANSWRLDDTESLFTYGPGESTATFTDLQFPSRVVTIHDLTPEQMQLASAQCEASGVQPGVPFNDCVLDMALTADTSFAAAAAEQKTVSIDPAAQVVNDNGDLTVDFEGTLGKNVLPSRVSADASAGSFAGPFSGDDSYRFFVQSLPPHKSGSLAFDLLAVGDWSADSDTETVKVETDRDDPRTVTPGELTPVASGTLANGLPWTKYRVTVPVTHSNSQIEVKVSVTGAAGISGQAYGLDNVTLDLDVAPPQTFAVPLPFTASDGVPGEGAGNLEGEVAVDEYRFTLDRPASLFVNAQECPGFGLRWELLDAAGAKAATNNLCGAKRVDGLAAGAYRLRVSPWNDAFGPYKLSVNTLGADVVATAAIDGPQVPIQVADPGQRGTWTFTGTAGQKVSAVLGEGTLSSLGDATVQLRGPDGRILAQESCGKECFVDTETLPATGTYAMVWDPKDAQTGSIALRLHAVPAAVTGTVAIGAPATLTTSVPGQTASWSFAGTQGQRVAFAVSGLAGAASASISNPDGTRLFGSTYCPKSCAFDTVTLPATGTYTLLVDPSDLHTGPITASVAEGDVTGTLTAGGGPVKLTTTAPGQRAYWTFAGQTGQRVAFALTDGTFSGAYASVRKPDGTDLFRSTWCKTSCAFDPVALPADGTYTLVVDPSQTAIGSITAQVTEGDATGTLTAGGEPVKLTTTGPGQVAVWSFAGTAGQRVAFGLSEGTFGSAYALVRKPDGTELHESAFCKTSCAFDTVTLPANGVYTVVLDPSGTSVGSMTAQVTVGDITAALTADGPAVKLTTKGPGQYPVWTYAGKAGQRVSVTFSGGTFTSANASMRKPDGSVLVPSVFCATSCYFDTTVLPADGEYQVVVDPAGIQTGSVSAALNLVPPDVTAQISVGGPAATLTTTIPGQRGLWTFAGTAGQRVSFDLTGSTFTYASDATVKVRRPDGADLVAETNCGTGCLLEPVTLPATGTYTVDLRPKGSKTGALTLRAYQVDDVSATIAIDGPVSRLTTTVPGQNGRWTFSGTQGQYVNIAFLDGTFSLASDAAVSVLGPDGAVLRQDTSCGKVCMLDPVTLPATGTYTILFDPRKALAGALSAQLTEGDVTAATSIGGPASTLTTVGAGQKAVWSFTGAAGRRVSFNFTASTLTSLYDAYVAVRKPDGGVLVDDTPCGKNCLLEPVVLPAAGVYTVEFRPQNAKTGAITLQLHEVTHLAANVTVGGAASTLTTTTPGQNGVWSFTGTAGQRVSFNLTDASFTSSTYARVSVKQPDGTVLVAPAYCGRNCFLEPVALPVSGTYTVEFDPQDEKTGKLTLRAYRVTDLAPAAVTVGGAASTLTTTTPGQNGSWTFTGTAGQKVAVAFTGATFAASADVRVSLVKPDGTALGSSPYCGRNCTIAATTLPDAGTYTIVLNPQNDKTGSLTAKVTTAS